Proteins encoded together in one Halothermothrix orenii H 168 window:
- the ilvN gene encoding acetolactate synthase small subunit gives MTHILSVSVLNKPGVLTRIASLFSRRNFNIESLNVGHTENPEISRMTIVVKGDDRVLEQVKKQLHKLIDVIKITELNQDSLVSRDLALIRVNCPRKQRTEVIQIADTFRAKIVDVAYDSMMIETTGTEDKIEALIEVLKDFGIIEVVRTGLVALSRGLDLQGKNQKIS, from the coding sequence ATGACTCATATACTTTCGGTATCTGTTTTAAATAAGCCGGGTGTTTTAACCAGAATCGCCAGCCTTTTTAGCCGGAGGAATTTTAATATTGAAAGCCTGAATGTGGGCCATACAGAAAATCCGGAAATATCCAGGATGACAATTGTTGTCAAGGGGGATGACAGGGTTCTGGAGCAGGTGAAAAAACAGCTCCATAAATTAATAGATGTTATTAAAATTACAGAATTAAATCAGGATTCACTGGTCAGTAGGGACCTGGCTTTAATAAGGGTAAACTGTCCCCGGAAACAGAGAACAGAAGTTATTCAGATTGCTGATACTTTCAGGGCCAAGATTGTTGATGTGGCTTATGATAGTATGATGATTGAAACTACAGGAACTGAAGACAAAATTGAGGCTTTAATTGAAGTCTTAAAGGATTTTGGAATAATTGAGGTAGTCAGAACCGGTTTAGTTGCTTTAAGCCGGGGGCTTGACCTCCAGGGTAAAAATCAGAAAATAAGTTAA
- the ilvC gene encoding ketol-acid reductoisomerase — protein sequence MIHVYYDKDANLGLLEEKMIAVLGYGSQGHAQAQNLKDSGLNVIVGLRKGSSSWKKAESDGFRVFKTSEAVKRADIIQVLIPDEVQSRVYKEDIEPYLEEGNALVFSHGFNIHFGQIVPPDNVDIFMVAPKSPGHLVRRMYLEGKGVPGLLAVEQDYSGKAKELGLAYAKGIGCTKAGVIETTFKEETETDLFGEQAVLCGGVTSLVKAGFEVLVEAGYQPEIAYFECLNELKLIVDLMFEGGLTKMRHSISDTAQYGDLMVGPRIVNDNVKDEMRSVLKEIQSGEFAKKWILENKANRPVFNALTSKDENHLIEKVGKKLRDMMPWINE from the coding sequence ATGATTCATGTCTATTATGATAAAGACGCCAACCTGGGATTACTTGAGGAAAAGATGATTGCTGTACTGGGTTATGGGAGCCAGGGTCATGCCCAGGCCCAGAACTTAAAGGATAGTGGTCTAAATGTTATAGTTGGATTAAGGAAAGGTTCCAGTAGCTGGAAAAAAGCAGAAAGTGATGGGTTTAGGGTATTTAAGACCAGTGAGGCAGTTAAAAGGGCCGATATCATTCAGGTATTGATACCTGATGAAGTTCAGAGTAGAGTCTATAAAGAGGATATTGAACCATACTTAGAAGAAGGTAATGCCCTGGTATTTTCACATGGATTTAATATTCATTTTGGACAGATAGTTCCTCCCGATAATGTTGATATTTTCATGGTTGCCCCAAAAAGCCCGGGACACCTTGTCAGGAGAATGTATCTTGAAGGAAAAGGCGTTCCAGGGTTACTGGCAGTAGAGCAGGATTATTCAGGTAAGGCTAAAGAACTGGGATTGGCCTATGCTAAAGGAATTGGTTGTACAAAAGCTGGTGTAATTGAGACTACCTTTAAAGAAGAGACCGAAACTGATCTTTTTGGGGAACAGGCAGTTCTCTGTGGTGGTGTTACTTCACTGGTTAAGGCAGGTTTTGAGGTCCTGGTTGAAGCAGGTTATCAGCCAGAAATAGCATATTTCGAATGTCTCAATGAATTAAAGTTAATAGTTGATCTTATGTTTGAAGGTGGGTTAACAAAGATGAGGCATTCTATAAGTGATACGGCCCAGTATGGAGACCTTATGGTGGGGCCGAGGATTGTAAATGATAATGTAAAGGATGAAATGAGAAGCGTATTGAAGGAAATTCAGTCAGGGGAATTTGCCAAAAAGTGGATTCTGGAAAACAAGGCTAACCGGCCGGTATTTAATGCCTTAACCAGTAAGGATGAAAATCACCTGATTGAAAAGGTGGGTAAAAAATTAAGGGATATGATGCCCTGGATTAATGAATAG
- a CDS encoding 2-isopropylmalate synthase, translating into MGEVKIFDTTLRDGEQSPGVSLIPEEKLAIAKQLARMKVDVIEAGFPISSPGDFEAVQIISENIRDVEVAALARSRKKDIDRAWEALRNGGDPRIHVFIATSPIHMKYKLKLSEEQVIEKAVEAVKYASKYTSNIEFSAEDASRSQPVFLYRLFERVINAGAKVINIPDTVGYAIPEEFGKLIRDIKENVSNIDKVDISVHCHNDLGLAVANSLAAVENGANQIEVAVNGIGERAGNTALEEIIMALYTRKDFYNIGINQDTTQIARLSKLVSNLTGMTIQPNKAIVGANAFAHESGIHQDGVIKERTTYEIMDARTIGLKDNKLVLGKHSGRHAFREFIQKLGYDIDDETFEEIFIEFKKLADKKKNITHVEIEALIDNHYHTFDKVYELDYLSVNTGNKVLPTATIKLKKENNIIEKAACSGDGPVDAIFQAINEIVGIDDIKLISYHINAVTEGKDALGEVIVKTKIEDNTYTGHSAMTDITEASALAYLETINKFLTSEQTRQTTSAQEGI; encoded by the coding sequence ATGGGTGAGGTTAAAATATTTGATACAACGTTAAGGGATGGCGAGCAGTCTCCCGGCGTCAGTCTTATTCCTGAAGAAAAACTTGCTATAGCTAAACAGCTCGCCAGGATGAAAGTTGATGTTATTGAGGCAGGTTTTCCAATTTCTTCACCGGGGGATTTTGAGGCTGTTCAGATTATCAGCGAGAATATCAGAGATGTTGAGGTGGCTGCCCTGGCCCGGAGCAGGAAAAAGGATATAGACCGGGCCTGGGAAGCACTAAGAAATGGAGGGGATCCTAGAATTCATGTATTTATTGCTACCTCTCCTATTCATATGAAATATAAATTAAAATTGTCTGAGGAACAGGTTATAGAAAAAGCAGTTGAGGCTGTAAAATATGCCTCTAAATACACATCCAATATTGAATTTTCTGCTGAGGATGCTTCCCGGAGCCAACCTGTTTTTTTATATCGGCTCTTTGAAAGGGTTATTAATGCGGGGGCGAAGGTTATTAATATACCTGATACTGTCGGTTATGCGATTCCTGAAGAGTTTGGTAAATTAATAAGAGATATAAAAGAAAATGTTTCCAATATTGATAAGGTTGATATCAGTGTTCACTGCCATAACGACCTCGGTCTGGCTGTGGCCAATAGTCTGGCGGCGGTAGAGAATGGAGCCAACCAGATTGAGGTTGCTGTTAATGGTATTGGTGAAAGGGCAGGTAATACAGCACTTGAAGAGATTATTATGGCCCTTTATACCCGGAAGGATTTTTACAATATCGGGATAAACCAGGATACAACCCAGATTGCGAGATTGAGCAAACTGGTTTCAAATTTAACCGGGATGACTATCCAGCCCAATAAAGCTATTGTCGGGGCCAATGCTTTTGCCCATGAATCAGGTATTCACCAGGATGGTGTCATTAAAGAAAGAACTACCTATGAAATTATGGATGCCCGGACAATAGGTCTTAAGGATAATAAACTGGTTCTGGGTAAACATTCAGGACGACATGCCTTTCGGGAGTTTATTCAAAAACTTGGTTATGATATAGATGACGAAACTTTTGAAGAGATTTTTATTGAATTTAAGAAACTGGCTGATAAGAAGAAAAATATTACCCATGTTGAAATTGAAGCACTTATCGATAATCATTATCATACTTTTGATAAGGTTTATGAACTGGATTACTTATCGGTTAATACCGGTAACAAAGTTCTACCGACAGCGACAATAAAGCTTAAAAAGGAGAATAATATCATTGAAAAAGCTGCCTGTAGTGGTGATGGACCGGTTGATGCTATTTTTCAGGCTATCAATGAAATTGTCGGTATAGATGATATTAAATTAATTTCATACCATATTAATGCTGTTACTGAAGGTAAGGATGCCCTGGGTGAAGTTATAGTTAAAACTAAAATTGAGGATAACACCTATACTGGACATAGTGCTATGACTGATATTACTGAAGCCAGTGCCCTTGCTTATCTCGAAACCATTAATAAATTTTTAACATCAGAACAAACAAGGCAGACAACTTCTGCACAAGAAGGCATTTAA
- the leuC gene encoding 3-isopropylmalate dehydratase large subunit, translating to MGMTMIEKIIAAHTNRDKVKPGDIVNARIDFVLGNDVTTPVAVKEFNKIGIDEVFDQDRIAIVPDHFTPNKDIKSAEQCKFIREFARDKGIHNYFEIGEMGIEHCLLPEKGLALPGEIIIGADSHTCTYGALGAFATGVGSTDMAAAMATGYTWFKVPSTIQFVYNGELKPWVSGKDLILYTIGDIGVDGALYRAMEFTGETIENLSMDNRMTISNMAIEAGGKCGLIAPDEKTFKYLENRAQRDYTPCYSDDDAEYEKVIEYDVSDIEPQVAFPHLPENTRPISEEGDIKIDQAVIGSCTNGRMEDLRIAAGILKEKQVHHDVRCIVIPGTQDIYKQALKEGLIEIFIEAGAAVSTPTCGPCLGGHMGILARGEKAIATTNRNFVGRMGHPESEVYLANPAVAAASAIKGYIAHPEEVL from the coding sequence ATGGGTATGACTATGATTGAAAAAATAATTGCGGCCCATACCAATAGAGATAAGGTAAAACCAGGTGATATAGTGAATGCCAGGATTGACTTTGTCCTGGGAAATGATGTCACCACTCCTGTTGCCGTAAAAGAATTCAATAAGATCGGGATTGATGAGGTCTTTGATCAGGATAGAATAGCTATTGTACCAGACCATTTTACCCCCAATAAAGATATTAAATCTGCTGAACAGTGTAAATTTATTAGGGAATTTGCCCGGGATAAAGGGATTCATAATTACTTTGAAATAGGAGAAATGGGGATTGAACACTGTCTTTTGCCCGAAAAGGGGCTTGCTTTACCAGGTGAAATAATAATTGGAGCTGATTCTCATACCTGTACTTATGGGGCCCTGGGGGCTTTTGCTACCGGAGTTGGGAGTACCGATATGGCAGCAGCTATGGCAACAGGTTATACCTGGTTTAAAGTTCCATCGACTATCCAATTTGTTTATAATGGGGAACTTAAACCCTGGGTCAGTGGTAAGGATTTAATCCTGTATACTATTGGTGATATTGGTGTTGACGGGGCCCTTTACAGGGCCATGGAGTTTACAGGGGAAACCATTGAAAATCTTTCCATGGATAATAGAATGACCATATCCAACATGGCCATTGAGGCCGGTGGGAAATGTGGACTTATCGCTCCTGACGAAAAAACCTTTAAATATCTAGAAAATAGGGCTCAAAGGGATTATACACCATGTTACAGCGATGATGATGCTGAATATGAAAAGGTTATAGAATATGATGTCAGTGATATTGAGCCCCAGGTTGCATTTCCCCATTTACCTGAAAACACCAGGCCTATTAGTGAGGAAGGTGATATAAAAATTGATCAGGCAGTAATCGGTTCCTGTACAAATGGTAGAATGGAGGATTTAAGGATAGCAGCCGGTATTTTAAAGGAGAAACAGGTCCATCATGATGTCAGGTGTATTGTAATACCGGGTACTCAGGATATTTATAAGCAGGCTCTCAAGGAAGGACTTATTGAAATCTTTATTGAGGCCGGTGCAGCTGTCAGTACACCTACCTGTGGTCCCTGTCTGGGAGGTCACATGGGTATACTGGCCCGTGGAGAAAAGGCCATTGCTACAACAAATCGTAATTTTGTGGGGAGAATGGGTCATCCTGAAAGTGAAGTTTATCTAGCTAATCCTGCAGTAGCCGCTGCTTCTGCTATAAAAGGGTATATAGCCCACCCGGAGGAGGTTTTATAA
- the leuD gene encoding 3-isopropylmalate dehydratase small subunit, with the protein MKLKGRVLKYGDNVDTDVIIPARYLNTSNPDELARHCMEDIDPDFASKVKDGDIIVAGKNFGSGSSREHAPLAIKSAGVSCVIAESFARIFYRNAINIGLPILECKDVTDRIEEGDLVEVDLNEGKIKLPEKNINIDSTPFPSFMQEIIKAGGLIEKIKGGIKHA; encoded by the coding sequence ATGAAACTTAAGGGAAGAGTACTTAAATATGGTGATAATGTTGATACTGATGTAATTATTCCGGCACGTTACCTGAATACATCAAACCCGGATGAGCTTGCCCGTCATTGCATGGAGGATATAGACCCTGATTTTGCCAGTAAAGTAAAGGATGGAGATATTATAGTTGCTGGAAAAAATTTCGGTTCAGGTAGTTCCAGGGAACATGCCCCCCTCGCTATAAAATCGGCTGGGGTCTCCTGTGTTATTGCGGAGAGTTTTGCCAGGATTTTTTATCGAAATGCAATCAACATTGGTTTACCTATTTTAGAATGCAAGGATGTTACTGACAGGATAGAAGAGGGGGACTTAGTAGAAGTTGATTTAAATGAAGGTAAAATTAAGTTACCAGAAAAAAATATAAATATTGATTCAACACCCTTTCCCTCTTTTATGCAGGAAATTATTAAAGCAGGTGGGTTAATTGAAAAAATTAAAGGGGGAATAAAACATGCTTAA
- a CDS encoding 3-isopropylmalate dehydrogenase has product MLKIAVIPGDGIGKEVTDQGLKVMEYLNGKNGLQLTLDKFELGAERYLKNGEVLPEKVLKKLETYNSIYLGAVGDPRVPAGVLEQGILLKLRFYFDQYVNLRPVKLFKDDFSPLKNKGVNDIDFTVIRENTEGLYAGVGGFLKKNTPDEVAIQEMVNTRKGVDRVIKYAFEYALKYGKEPKVTLCDKSNVLTYAHNLWQRAFKDIAVTYPRVETDHFLVDAITMKMVRNPEIFDVIVTCNMFGDIITDLGAELQGGMGLAVSGNINPDSVSMFEPVHGSAPDIAGQNKANPLAAILAVGMMLKHLGYSNLGDRVEKAVEQALKENQVTPDMGGNLSTDEVGNYIVTLLKQDREGEDDE; this is encoded by the coding sequence ATGCTTAAAATTGCTGTAATACCCGGGGATGGAATTGGAAAAGAGGTTACCGATCAGGGTCTTAAGGTTATGGAATATTTAAATGGTAAAAATGGATTACAGTTAACCCTTGATAAATTCGAACTGGGTGCTGAAAGGTATCTAAAAAATGGAGAAGTTTTGCCTGAAAAAGTTTTGAAAAAACTTGAAACATATAATTCTATATATCTGGGGGCAGTGGGGGATCCACGGGTTCCAGCCGGTGTCCTGGAACAGGGTATATTGTTGAAACTTAGATTTTATTTTGACCAGTATGTTAATCTAAGACCGGTTAAACTTTTTAAAGATGACTTTTCACCGTTAAAAAACAAAGGGGTTAATGACATTGATTTTACAGTGATCAGGGAAAACACTGAAGGGTTATATGCCGGGGTAGGTGGATTTTTAAAGAAGAATACCCCTGATGAAGTAGCCATCCAGGAGATGGTTAATACCCGGAAGGGTGTTGACAGGGTTATAAAATATGCTTTTGAATATGCCCTCAAATATGGAAAAGAACCCAAGGTTACCCTGTGTGATAAGAGCAATGTATTAACCTATGCCCATAATCTCTGGCAGAGGGCCTTTAAGGATATTGCTGTAACTTATCCCCGGGTTGAAACTGACCATTTTCTGGTTGATGCCATTACCATGAAGATGGTAAGAAATCCTGAAATATTTGATGTTATTGTTACCTGTAATATGTTCGGTGATATTATTACAGACCTGGGGGCTGAACTTCAGGGTGGTATGGGCCTGGCCGTTTCCGGAAACATTAACCCAGACAGTGTTTCCATGTTTGAACCCGTTCATGGTTCTGCTCCGGATATTGCCGGTCAAAATAAAGCAAATCCACTGGCTGCTATTCTGGCGGTTGGGATGATGTTGAAACATCTCGGTTATTCTAATCTGGGCGACCGGGTAGAAAAGGCTGTGGAACAGGCCCTGAAGGAAAATCAGGTAACCCCGGATATGGGAGGAAATTTATCGACTGATGAAGTTGGTAATTATATTGTAACTTTATTAAAACAGGACAGGGAAGGTGAGGATGATGAGTAG
- the cimA gene encoding citramalate synthase: MGLVSLYDTTLRDGAQGEGISFSLDDKLKIVYRLDELGIDYIEGGWPGSNPKDEEFFKKVRNLKLNNARIVAFSSTRRPGIKVENDSNILKLLEAGVDTVTIFAKSWDFHVTHALEITLDDNLDLIFDTVSFLKDKGLKVFFDAEHFFDGFEANPDYTLKTILTAQDAGADLIVLCDTNGGQLTSQIENTIKKVKEKVSVPLGIHLHNDGGLGVANSLAAYENGISQIQGTIGGIGERCGNADLCSIIPALKVKYNEDVITEEQLSKLKSVYHYVMEIANLIPQNQTPYVGRSAFTHKGGIHVSALQKNPATYEHIEPEKVGNRRRVLVSELSGKSNLKYKLKELGFNIDNFTKAELSRLTKKIKFLEHKGYQFEGADASFNLLVNREYGNHKPFFTVNDFKIISHNSGEMTNSEAVIKLVVNNEKVHVAAEGDGPVNALDNALRKGLRTFFPEIKNMKLIDYKVRVLNGDRGTAAKVRVLIETSNGEDTWTTVGVSTNIIQASWQALIDSIEYGLLIHEKKLE; the protein is encoded by the coding sequence GTGGGATTAGTCTCACTTTATGATACTACATTAAGGGATGGGGCCCAGGGAGAAGGTATTTCCTTTTCCCTGGATGATAAATTAAAAATTGTTTATAGACTTGATGAGCTGGGTATAGATTACATCGAGGGTGGCTGGCCCGGATCCAATCCCAAGGATGAGGAATTTTTTAAGAAAGTTAGAAATCTAAAACTAAATAATGCCCGGATTGTGGCCTTCAGTTCTACCCGGAGACCGGGTATTAAAGTTGAAAATGACTCCAATATCTTAAAATTACTGGAAGCAGGGGTTGACACCGTTACCATTTTTGCAAAAAGCTGGGATTTCCATGTAACCCATGCTCTCGAAATAACCCTCGATGACAATCTGGATTTAATATTTGATACAGTATCATTTTTGAAAGATAAGGGACTTAAGGTGTTTTTTGATGCTGAGCATTTTTTCGATGGTTTTGAGGCAAATCCTGATTATACTCTTAAAACAATATTAACTGCCCAAGATGCTGGTGCTGATCTAATCGTTTTATGTGATACCAATGGAGGACAATTGACCAGCCAAATAGAGAATACAATAAAAAAAGTAAAGGAAAAGGTTTCTGTGCCTCTGGGTATTCATTTACATAATGACGGGGGACTCGGTGTGGCTAATTCACTGGCTGCCTATGAAAATGGGATCTCCCAGATTCAGGGAACAATTGGTGGTATTGGGGAACGATGTGGTAATGCAGACCTATGTAGTATTATTCCTGCCTTAAAGGTTAAGTATAACGAAGATGTGATAACTGAAGAACAGTTATCTAAATTAAAGTCAGTATACCATTATGTAATGGAAATAGCTAACCTCATTCCTCAGAATCAAACACCATATGTAGGCAGGAGTGCTTTTACCCATAAAGGGGGTATTCATGTCAGTGCCCTTCAGAAAAATCCGGCCACTTATGAACATATTGAGCCAGAAAAGGTTGGAAACAGGAGGCGGGTCCTGGTATCGGAACTTTCAGGGAAGAGTAATTTAAAATATAAGTTAAAAGAACTGGGTTTCAATATTGATAATTTCACAAAAGCCGAATTATCTAGACTTACAAAAAAAATAAAGTTTCTCGAACATAAAGGTTATCAGTTTGAAGGGGCTGATGCCTCCTTTAATCTTCTTGTTAATAGAGAATACGGAAACCATAAACCCTTTTTTACTGTTAATGATTTTAAAATAATCAGTCATAACTCCGGTGAAATGACCAATTCAGAAGCTGTTATTAAGCTTGTTGTGAATAATGAAAAGGTTCATGTTGCGGCTGAAGGTGATGGCCCTGTCAATGCCCTTGATAATGCTTTAAGAAAGGGTCTTAGAACATTTTTCCCTGAGATTAAAAATATGAAATTAATAGATTATAAAGTACGGGTGTTAAATGGTGACCGGGGGACAGCAGCCAAAGTAAGGGTTTTAATTGAAACATCAAATGGTGAAGATACCTGGACTACAGTTGGTGTTTCAACAAACATTATTCAGGCCAGCTGGCAGGCTCTGATAGACAGTATTGAATATGGGTTATTAATTCACGAAAAAAAGCTTGAATAA
- a CDS encoding PLP-dependent aminotransferase family protein, with translation MDRGFFASRLKRMENKELSEFMSLIGRDDIISFAGGIPDEKIFPVKELKQLINKLINIKGHSLFQYSSTDGKKNLKEYLVNYLKGQEITVNENQILITTGSQQGLDLLAKLFLNPGDTVAVEDPGYVGGIGAINSYEARIMGIEVDENGLRIDILEKLLKEGEKIKFLYLVPDYSNPSGMTLSLKRRYKLLKLANRYNFYIIEDTPYRELSFYNKPLPALKSIDNNEKVIYLGSFSKYFMPGFRIGWICGPEKIIELLTTAKQNTDLASNTLGQELIAYAGQEGIIQEQIKKIRPYYRQKLVKMEEGLTKYFPECCSWKRPEGGFFFWVKLPTGIKSKKLLKQAIKNRVAFVTGNSFCSDYRRGDNYIRLSFSNNTLSEIDKGLSILGKVINNF, from the coding sequence GTGGATAGAGGTTTTTTTGCCAGCAGGTTAAAGAGGATGGAAAACAAAGAATTAAGTGAATTTATGAGCCTTATCGGTAGAGATGATATAATTTCATTCGCTGGAGGTATTCCAGATGAAAAAATTTTCCCGGTAAAGGAACTAAAACAACTCATTAATAAACTTATAAATATAAAAGGGCACAGCCTTTTTCAGTACAGCAGTACTGATGGAAAAAAGAATCTTAAAGAATATCTTGTTAATTACCTTAAAGGGCAGGAAATTACGGTCAATGAAAACCAAATTTTAATTACAACAGGTTCCCAGCAGGGTCTTGATCTTCTGGCAAAACTATTTTTAAACCCGGGGGATACAGTTGCCGTTGAAGACCCAGGTTATGTAGGGGGAATCGGAGCAATTAATAGTTATGAGGCCAGGATAATGGGGATTGAAGTTGATGAAAATGGACTCAGGATTGATATATTAGAGAAGTTATTGAAAGAGGGGGAGAAAATAAAATTTCTTTATCTGGTGCCAGACTATTCTAATCCGTCAGGGATGACCCTCTCCTTAAAACGGCGTTATAAGTTGCTGAAGCTGGCTAACAGGTATAACTTTTATATTATTGAAGATACCCCGTACCGGGAATTGAGTTTTTATAATAAACCCCTTCCTGCTTTAAAGAGTATTGATAATAATGAAAAGGTAATATACCTCGGTAGTTTTTCAAAATATTTTATGCCAGGTTTCAGGATTGGCTGGATATGTGGACCTGAAAAAATCATTGAATTACTGACCACTGCCAAGCAGAATACCGATCTGGCGTCAAATACCCTGGGACAGGAACTTATTGCCTATGCCGGCCAGGAAGGGATAATTCAGGAACAGATAAAAAAAATAAGACCATATTACCGTCAAAAATTAGTAAAAATGGAAGAAGGTTTAACAAAATACTTTCCGGAATGCTGTTCCTGGAAAAGACCTGAAGGGGGATTTTTCTTCTGGGTAAAACTACCGACTGGAATAAAGAGTAAAAAGTTATTAAAGCAGGCGATAAAAAACAGGGTTGCCTTTGTTACCGGCAATTCATTCTGTTCAGATTATAGAAGAGGGGATAATTATATCAGGTTATCTTTTTCAAATAATACCCTGTCTGAAATTGATAAGGGGTTGAGTATACTGGGAAAAGTTATTAATAATTTTTAA
- a CDS encoding PPC domain-containing DNA-binding protein produces the protein MGEYTKGRTFLGRLPKGGDLLQELTKVVRENNIETGVFMLIGAVEKAKFGYYLQDEREFFFKEIDEHLEIVSCKGNISLLNGEPFVHAHIIVSDENGNTYGGHLSEETTIFAAEYFIQELIGEKLERTFDKKTGLSLWSM, from the coding sequence ATGGGTGAATATACTAAGGGACGAACTTTCCTCGGAAGATTACCGAAAGGTGGTGACCTTTTACAGGAATTAACGAAAGTTGTTAGGGAAAATAATATTGAAACAGGTGTTTTTATGTTAATCGGAGCAGTGGAAAAAGCAAAATTCGGTTATTATTTACAGGATGAGAGGGAGTTTTTTTTTAAAGAAATAGATGAACACCTTGAGATAGTTAGCTGTAAGGGAAATATTTCATTATTGAATGGAGAACCCTTTGTTCATGCCCATATTATTGTATCAGACGAAAATGGAAATACCTATGGGGGGCATCTGTCAGAGGAAACAACTATTTTTGCAGCTGAATATTTTATTCAGGAATTAATAGGAGAAAAACTTGAGAGAACTTTTGATAAGAAAACAGGTCTCTCATTGTGGTCAATGTAA
- a CDS encoding PhoH family protein, translating to MASKIFVLDTNVLLMDPMAIYSFDEHEIVIPLPVVEEIDNLKNKNNSIGYNARETSRILNDLRSKGRLNEGVELPDGGLLRLVIDFNDMVLPKGLSFTKMDNRILSTAINIKKEEPGREVILVSNDINLRLIADAFGLKAEEHKSSRLKDEDIYTGIKEIDVPSKVIDLFFSNEGIPPEDINNENIELYPQEMVQFNAIDVENKHALGRYDGNRVVPFKFLRKQAWGIKPRNREQSMAFELLLNDDIKLVTLAGKAGTGKTLLALACGLAKVTDEGRYNRLLVARPVVPMGNDIGFLPGSKEEKLQPWMQPIFDNLEYILGQPDNSSDYSFEYLVDKDLIQVEALTYIRGRSIPGQFIIIDEAQNLSSHEIKTIITRVGKGSKIVLTGDPYQIDNPYLDLHNNGLTHLAHKFHQEKIGGHVTLVKGERSELAEIASKIL from the coding sequence ATGGCCAGTAAAATATTTGTACTTGATACCAATGTATTATTAATGGACCCGATGGCTATTTATTCTTTTGACGAACATGAAATAGTTATTCCCTTACCGGTAGTGGAAGAGATAGATAATTTAAAAAACAAGAATAATTCAATCGGGTATAATGCCCGGGAGACTTCCAGGATTTTAAATGACCTGAGGAGTAAAGGTCGCCTTAATGAGGGAGTAGAACTTCCTGATGGAGGTTTATTAAGACTAGTGATAGATTTTAATGATATGGTTTTACCTAAAGGTTTAAGTTTTACCAAAATGGATAACCGTATCTTATCTACTGCTATTAATATAAAAAAAGAAGAACCCGGGCGGGAAGTAATTCTGGTATCAAATGATATTAATTTAAGATTAATAGCCGATGCCTTTGGTTTAAAAGCTGAAGAACATAAATCCAGCAGGTTAAAAGATGAAGATATATATACAGGAATTAAAGAAATTGATGTTCCTTCTAAAGTAATAGATTTATTTTTTAGTAATGAGGGTATTCCCCCTGAGGATATAAATAATGAGAATATAGAACTATATCCCCAGGAAATGGTTCAGTTTAATGCAATTGATGTTGAAAACAAACATGCCCTCGGGAGATATGATGGTAACAGGGTGGTACCCTTTAAATTTTTGCGAAAACAGGCCTGGGGTATTAAACCAAGAAACAGGGAACAGTCCATGGCCTTTGAATTGTTACTCAATGATGATATTAAGTTAGTAACCCTTGCTGGAAAGGCAGGGACCGGGAAAACCCTGTTAGCCCTTGCCTGTGGCCTGGCCAAAGTGACTGATGAAGGAAGGTATAACCGTCTTCTGGTTGCCAGACCGGTTGTTCCCATGGGTAATGATATAGGTTTTCTTCCGGGGAGCAAAGAAGAGAAGTTACAGCCCTGGATGCAACCAATATTTGACAACCTTGAATATATCCTGGGGCAACCCGATAATAGTTCCGATTATTCTTTTGAATATCTGGTTGATAAAGATTTAATTCAGGTGGAGGCATTAACCTATATTAGAGGTAGATCTATTCCCGGTCAGTTTATAATAATTGATGAGGCCCAGAATTTATCCAGTCATGAGATAAAAACAATTATAACCAGGGTTGGTAAGGGTAGCAAGATAGTTTTAACCGGAGATCCTTACCAGATAGATAACCCTTATTTAGATTTACACAATAATGGCTTAACCCATCTGGCACACAAATTTCATCAGGAGAAAATAGGAGGTCATGTTACCCTTGTTAAAGGGGAAAGGTCAGAGCTTGCCGAAATAGCAAGTAAAATTTTATAA